GAACGCTAATGACCGACGTAGCCGTACTCGGTGGCGGAATTGGCGGCCTCTCCGCGGCGCAGGAACTCGCCGAACGCGGGTTCGCGGTGACCGTCTTCGAGGCGAACGACCGCTTTGGCGGGAAGGCCCGATCGATGCCGATCGCGGACGAGCCGGCGGCATTGCACGGCGAACACGGCTTTCGGTTCTTCCCGGCGTTCTACCGGCACGTCGTCGACACGATGGAGCGGATTCCGGACAGCGGCGGGACCGTCGCCGACAACCTCGTCGAGACCGAGGCGACGCTCATCGCGAGTACCACGGAGTCAGAACGGATCGCCGAGACGAGCACGCCTGACTCGATGCGCGGCTGGCTCGAGGCGCTGCGGCCGGCCTTCGCTGAGGACCTGCCCGCCGAGGACGTTCGCTTCCTGCTCGAGCGACTGCTCTACCTGCTGACCGCCTGTGAGAAGCGACGCGAGGGCGAACTCGACGATGTCTCTTGGTGGGAGTTCATCGACGCTGAGAACCGCTCCCAGGAGTTTCGAGACCGGCTCGCATATGCTACCCAGGCGCTCGTCGCGCTCCGGCCGCAGGTCGGCAGCGCCCGGACGGTCGGCACCATCTACCTGCAGTTGCTGTTCGGCCAACTCGATCCGACCGAACCGACCGAGCGAATCCTGAACGCGCCGACGAACGAGGCCTGGATCAATCCGTGGGTTCGCCACCTCGAGACGCTCGGCGTGGAGTTCCGGCCGAACACCCCCGCGCGCCACCTCGCGTTCGACGGGCGGCGCGTCACCCGTGTCGAACTGGCCGACGGCCGGACGATCGCGGCCGACGAGTTCGTACTGGCCGTTCCAGTGGAGGTCGCCCCCGAGTTCGTTACGCCCGAACTGCGCCGGGCCGCGCCGGAGTTGGGTCGGATTGAGCGCCTCGAGACGGCCTGGATGAACGGGATTCAGTTCTACCTCACCGAGGACGTCGAACTGACTCGCGGCCATCAAGTCTACGCCGACGCTCCATGGGCACTGACCTCGATCTCACAGCGCCAGTTTTGGACCGAGTACGACCTCGAGGGGCGCGGCCCCGACGCGGTCGCGGGCGTCCTCTCGGTGATCGCGTCCGACTGGGATACGCCGGGGATTGTCCACGAAAAACCCGCCAGAGCGTGTACGCGCGAGGAGATCGCCGAGGAGATCTGGGCGCAGTTGAAAGGCCACCTGAACGGGTCCGACGAACGGGTACGGGACGAGATGCTCGTCGACTGGTTCCTCGATCCGTCGATCGTCGAAACGGATGCTGGAGTCGAGAACCACTCGCCGCTGTTGATCAACACCGTGGGGTCGCTTCGGAACCGGCCGCCGGCCGACGTCGGCGTTCGGAACCTCACGCTGGCGAGCGATTACGTGCGAACGAATTCGGACCTGGCCTCGATGGAGTCGGCCAACGAGGCCGGCCGTCGGGCAGCGAACGCGATCCTCGATCGACACGGCGGACGGGGTCGCGCACAGATCTGGGCTCTCAGGGAACCCGCAGTGTTCGAGCCGTTCAAGCGACAGGACCGAGTCCGGTACCGGCTCGGGGTACCGCATCCAGCAGCGGTGACGCAGTCACTGCGGAGCGTTACCAGACAGCTTGGGAAACGGGTCTGAGAGCGCCGCTCCGAACCGTGCACAATGCCGCCACAACCCCGTCGATACCCGGGTCGCAGGCCTTAACAGTCGTCACCGCCAAATCGTACTAATGACTGACCGAGACGACGACCGCGACCATCACTTCTCTGAGGGAGAGGGCTTTGGCGATCCCTACGAGGAGTTCGATCTGGACCCGCCAGAACTCGGCGTCGACCCGTCGAAGGTCGACCCCGTCGACTCCCGCGTCGTCACCGACACGCTCGACCAGCATAACATCGATCAGGACGACGTCGATGCGAGCGAACTGCTCGACGTTGGCCTGAACTACATGCAGATCAACCGCTACGAGCAGGCCACCGAGGCCTTCGATCGGACGTCTCACTTCGCCGAAGACGACAAGCTCGAGCAGGAGGCATGGGTGAACAAGGGCGTTGCCCACGGCGAACTCGAGGAGTGGGACAAGGCGATCGGTGCCCACCGCGAGGCCCTGCGAATCGACGACGAGAGCGAGCACGCCGCCACTGCCGAGACGAACCTCGCCTACGCCCTCTGGGAGTTCGGCCAGACGAGCGAGGCCTTAGAACACGCCGAGCGTGCCATCGAGATCGACGAGCGATTCGCTGCAGGCTGGTTCAACCGCGCGTTCTTCCTCTCGGAGCGCGGGCTATCCGAGGAGGCACTCAACTGCGTCGACAACGCGATCCGCCTCGGTCTGCGCAACGCGAAAGTACTCGAGACGAAGGCCGAGATCCTCGAGGAACTCGGCGAGTTCGATCAGGCCGAGGAGATCGCCGACGAAGCGAACCAGATGCGCGAGGAAGCCGAACAGGAGATGATGGACGACCGCGAGGAGATGTACGGTCAGGGTGCGGGCGGCGGCGGCGGTGCTGGCGCTGGCGGCGGTCCGGGAGCCGGCCGCGGTGGTGCCGGAGCTGGCCGCGGCGGTGCCGGTGCCGGACTCGGCGGTCGCGGCGCGAACCGCCAGTCGCCACCCCAGCGACAGGGAGACATCGGACTGGACGACCTCGGCGTCGCCGATCTCGGCGTCGAAGACGACGAGGAGGAAGACGACCGCGAGTGGGAACTCGAGTGATCGGATGATCGTCAATGAGCGAGAGACCCAGGAGGGGCTGCTGGTCGCCGTCTGCGACGAGGACGTCCTCGGCGAGACGTTCGAGGAAGGCGAGCTCTCCCTGACCGTCACCGAGGAGTTCTACGGCACCGATGCGGTCGACGAGGGCACAGCAATCGAGAGCCTCACCCAGGCGGACGTCGCCAATATCGTCGGCACCCGCGCCGTGGAACTCGCCGTCGAGGAGGGGTTCGTCGACGAGACGAACGTCCTCGAGGTGGGGGCGACGCTACACGCGCAGTTGCTGCAGATGCAGTAAGGCGGCCGGAACCGAGCACCGGCGGGGACCGGTCGAGCGTCAGTGGGGACCGATTTTCTGCAAGGGACGCGAGGCTGCGATAGACCGGGTGACTTGAGAGTACGGCCGATTCAGCGACTCGAGACTTTAGAGATCGGCTCGGTTGAACCGATAGTAGCCAATCGCAACGGGCACGACCAGCCAGACCAGCATGACGACGATGCCGAACCAGTCCTGTAAGTAGAACGGCGCGTCGCCTGGGTAGCGCTCGGCCGGCGTCATCTGGTAGGCCTCCACGGACTGGAGGCCGTACTGGAACTGGAAGGGGAAGATCGTGCCCTCGACGATGTTGCTGGCCAGATTGGTGTAGGCGAAGATCGGATTGAACTGCTCAACCAGGAGATACCACGTCTCGGCTTCGACCGGCGGCCCCTCGTCGTAGATGAGATAGTACGGACCGGCGGTGAGCAGCTCCCACAATGCGACGAGCACCATGTAGAATCCGACGACGATGGCCATCGACTTGCCCCGCGTAGAGACGGCGGCCGAGACACCGACGGCCAGCCCGACGAAGGTGATCCCGAACAACAGTGACACGGCCGCAAAGCCCAGCCAGTCGACGAACGGTACCGAGCCGAAGAAGACGGCCCCGAGGACGAGCGAGACGAGGAAGGCGAGCCCGACGGCCAGACCGACGACGCCCATGCGACCGAACAGCTTGCCGAAGACGATATCCGTCCGGTTGGGTGGGAGTCCCAACAGGAGCTTGATGCTGCCCGAACGACGCTCGCCGACGACGGCCATGTAGCCGGCGATCAGTGCGGCGACCGGGATAATTACCTGCAGCGGAAGCCCGAGGAAGTTGAGGACCTCTGCCGCGGTGACGTCGTCGACCGTGTACCAAATCGCGACGTAGCCGATCACGACGAGGCCCACGAGTAGCCCGATCAGCGACCAGAGGAGCTTCGACCGGCTTGCGTCGTCGAACTCCTTGCGGGCGACGGTGGGGATGTGAGACGTCATCGCGCCACCCCCGTTTCCGTCTCCGTCGCAGCGCCATCGCCCGTTCCCGACTGCAGTTCCGTCTCACCTTCCTCGCCGTTCGTTAGCGCAGTAAACATCGACTCGAGGGAAACCTCCTCGATCCGCAGATCCCGAATCGTCGCGCCGCTGTCGGTGAGTTTGGTCACGACGGTCGCCTTCGCCGCCGGATCGGTGATCGTACACTCGAGCGTGCGCCCGGACGCCGTGCTGTCGACAACCCCCGCAAGCGAGGTGACGAGTTCGCGAGCCCATTCAGCGGGATCCGCGAGCGACACCGTCATCGTCGCACCGCCGCCGATTTCCTCGCGCAGGCCTTCGATCGTGTCGATGGCAACGAGTTCGCCCTCGTTCAATACGCCGACGCGGTCACAGACCGCCTCGACGTGCTCCAAGATGTGACTCGAGAAGAAGACGGTCGTGCCCCGCTCGGACTCGCTGCGGACGAGGTCCTGCATCTCACGGATGCCGTGGGGATCCAACCCCGTCGAGGGCTCGTCCATGATCAGCAGGTCGGGATCACCGACCAACGCCATGCCGGTCGCGAGTCGCTGGCGCATCCCCTTTGAGTAGTCGCCGGCCGGCCGGTCGACGTCCTCGGCGGAGAGCCCGACCCGCTCCAGGATCTCGTCAGGGTCGTCGTCAGTACCGTTCGTCTTACTGGCGAACTCGACGTGCCGGCGGCCCGATAGGCGCGGGTAGATATCGAATCCCTCCGGCAACACGCCGATTCGCGGGCTGATCGAGTCGGCTTCGGCTTGAGCGTCGTAGCCTAGTACCGTCGCCGACCCCGCGGTCGGGCGCGTGAAATCCAGTAGCATGTTGATGGTCGTCGACTTCCCTGCCCCGTTCGGACCGAGAAATCCGAACACCTCGCCCTCGTCGACGGTGAGGGTGAGGTCGTCGACGGCCGTGAGATCGCCGTACTCTTTCGTCAAGCCAGATATTTCGATCGCCGTCATCTCGAGTACGCCTACATCGACGGCTCGTATAATCCACTGACCACGATTTCACGCACGGAAACTGTGGGGTCTTTTATATCATCCTGTCATACGAACGACTTAATGACCGACGATGAGGGCCGGGAAGTGCTCGCCCTACTCGACGACGAGTACGCGCGTCGCATCCTCATCGCCGCCAGCGAGGAACCGATGTCCGTCGACCGACTCACTGAGTGCTGTGACGCCTCTCCGCCGACGATCTATCGACGGATCGAACGACTCGCGGACCAGGGGTTCCTCGACGAATACCAGGAGCTCGATCCCGATGGACACCACTACAAGACCTACAGCACGCGACTCGAGCGCGTGGCGATCGAGATCGCCGAGGGCTCGATGGAGATGGACGTATACCGACGCGACGAGGACCCCGCCGACCGGTTTACGCGGCTGTTCGAGGATCTGTGATCGCCATGCTCGGGTATCCCATCCAGACCGTCGAGGGCGGCGCAATGACGGTCGCGATTGCCGTCTTCGTCGGGCAGGCCACTGCGTTCGTGATCGCGTGTTGGATCGTGAAACGCGCCTACGACGGGTACAGGGACGCCCGCCGGCCTGCGTTACTCTGGCTCGCGCTCGGGATCACGCTGCTCGCGGCGGCACCGACGATCCTTCGCTTCCTGCTCCCGACGGTCTTCGGGGCGTCGTCGGTGACGACGACCGTCCTCGCGAATCTCAGCGAGGTCGCCGGCCTCACGGCGATCCTCTATACCGTCTACGGCCGGCCGTGAGACGATGCGATACCAAACGATCCGCCAGCCGGAGGTGGTCTCGATGATTGGAGACGTCAGCGCGCTCGATACCGGTTCCGTCTCCGCCTCCGTCCTCGAGACGACAGTGTTTGGCCTCGACGAGACGACGACGATCTTCTTCGCCGGGATGGCGAGTGCCGCACTCGGGACGGTCGTCACATGGACGGCCTATCGAGGCTACGCTCGCAACGCTAGCCAGCCGATGCTGTTCCTGGCCATCGGCGTCGCCTTCCTCACGATCGTCCCGTTCGTGCTTTCACACGGGATCGACTGGGCGACCGACGCGACCGATGCGACGGTGTTGCTCGTCGTCACCGCCTGCCACCTGTTCGGACTACTCGCGATCGTTCGCTCGTTCAGGAGGCCCACTTCCCGATGAAATCCACACCGATGTCTTCGCCACGCACTACAGTCGGGACCGTATTCGACCGCGTTCGAGACTGGAGTCGCTGGTTTTTCGGCGTCTTCGTCCGCAAACAGACGTACTACAACCTGCTCTATCTCCTACTCGCGTTTCCGCTCGGCATCGGCTACTTCACCGTCCTCGTGACCGGGTTCGCGATCCCGATCGGACTCACGTTTGCGTTCGTCGACCTGGCCACGTCCGAGCCCGTCGCACTCCTGTTCGCCGGGATTCCGCTCGCACTGGTCCTGTTGTGTATCGGGGTGCCGATCGCACTGGTTGCCCTGTTCGCTTCGATCGAGTTGACCGCCCTCGAGCGACTCCTCGCCGATCGATTGCTCGACGTCGAGATTCCGACGTCTCGACCGGCCCGAAGCGTCCGCGAGCGGGTACGACGGCTCGTCCTCGATGGCGGAACGTGGAAGGGAGCCGTCTATCTGTTCAGCAAGTTCGTGTTTGGAACCGTCTCGTTTATCGTCCTCACCGTCGGCTTCACGTTCACATACGTGCTAGTTGCCGCCCCCTTCCATTACCGAAATCAACTGGTCGGCATCCATCTCGGCAATCCGGTTGAAATCGTCCCGGAACTCACCTATCAGCACGACGGCTGGACGATCGATATCGCACCGATCACGCTCTCAATCGCCGACGGCGAACTGATCTCGCTGTACGTCGATTCGCTCGAGGCGGCGCTGACCGTCTCGGCGATCGGCGTGCTCGTCGGTCTCGTCGTGTTGCACCTATTCAACGCCCTCGCCTGGCTGTACGCACGGTACACGGAACTACTGTTGCAGTATACGCAGCCGTCGATCTTCCGCGAGCCGCCGCAATAAGCGCAGGTCGATACCTCGACACTTCGGCCACCGCTCATGACGACCGGCCGTCAGTTACGTTCGCCCGCTTGGGCGGATACCAAAGTCGTTTGGAGATACCGGTATCCCAGAGGGTCTCCAAGTACCTATTGCGGCAGGGCACCCACCAGGGAACACCCACCACTTCCCTGCCGTTCCCCTCCCGAACCCCGTCCCACCCCACCTCCCCACCCCCACTCCACTCCCCCTCCCGTTTTCACCGTTCGAGCAGCGCATCGCTATTCGATCCGTCACCGTGCCGGTGTCGGGTCTGGCCTCAAACAGGCAATACGGACCGGTTCGCCACGGTCCCGGAAAGATCGGCCAGTTTCGGACCGAAGGAGTGTTTTGTGTGCGGTCCGTTCTAGTCACCAATGAGTCAACAGAACCTCGAGACACTCGACGTCGGCGCGATCCGGGAGGAGTTCCCGATCCTCCAACGGGAGTTCGACGGCCAGCAGGTCGTCTATCTCGACAACGCGGCGACGACCCAGACGCCCGATCCGGTCATCGACGCGATGAGCGACTACTACCGCGAGTCCAACGCTAACGTCCACCGTGGAATCCACCACCTGAGCCAGGAAGCTTCTCTTCTCTACGAGGAGGCCCACGACCGGGTCGCCGACTTCATCGGTGCGAGTGGCGGGCGCGAGGAGGTCATCTTCACGAAGAACACGACCGAAGCGGAGAACCTCGTCGCCTACGCGTGGGGCCTGAACGAACTCGGTCCCGAGGACGAGATCGTCCTCACCGAGATGGAACACCACGCCTCGCTGGTCACGTGGCAACAGATCGGCAAGCGCACGGGCGCTGACGTGAAATACATCCGGATCGACGAGGATGGCCGCCTCGACATGGACCACGCCCGCGAGCTCATCACGGACGACACCGCGATGCTCTCGGCTGTCCACGTCTCGAACACGCTCGGCACCGTCAACCCCGTTTCCGACCTCGTCGATATCGCCCACGACCACGACGCACTGGCCTTCATCGACGGCGCACAGGCGGTCCCCAACCGGTCCGTCGACGTCGAGGCCATCGACGCCGATTTCTACGCTTTCTCTGGTCACAAAATGGCCGGCCCCACCGGCATCGGTGCCCTCTATGGCAAGAAAGAGATCCTCGAGGCGATGCAGCCGTACCTCTACGGCGGCGGCATGATCCGCAAGGTCACCTTTGAGGACTCGACCTGGGATGACCTCCCCTGGAAGTTCGAACCCGGCACGCCACAGATCGCCGAGGCCGTCGGCCTCGTCGCCGCGATCGACTACCTCGAGGAGATCGGCATGGAACGCATCGAGGCCCACGAGGAGGAGCTAGCCCGCTACGCTTACGAGCAACTCAACGCGGAGCCGGGCGTGGAAATCTACGGCCCAGAACCAGGCCCGAATCGGGGCGGACTCGTTGGCTTCAATCTCGAGAGCGTCCACGCCCACGACCTGGCCTCGATCATGAACGACCACGCGGTCGCGATCCGAGCCGGTGACCACTGTACCCAGCCGCTCCACGACAAGCTGGGAGTCGCTGCGTCGGCTCGAGCGTCCTTCTACATCTACAACACGAAAGAGGAAGTCGACAAATTGGTCGACGCCATCGACGATGCGCGTCAGCTGTTCGCGTAAGCGAACGCTGACCGCGAGGAGATGTCGACGATGTTGTTGTGAACGAACGGGGTGAGTGAACAACGGCCAGCGAGAGCGAAGCTCTCGCCCGGCGCGTCAGCTGTTCGCGTAAGCGAACAACGGAGTGCGAGGAGATGTCGACGACGTCTGCGCACGGGCGCATAGCGCTCGTGTGCACGGTCCGCGGGACCTCCGGTCCCGCGCTATTTTCGCGAGCGAACGCAGCTAGTCGCGCTCGAGGCTCCCTGGGAGCACGGAACAGCCACAGGGGGATGCGGTGCCGTCGGTGGGGCCGCTCACGGTCACCACCCAGACAGGACGACTACAGGCGGGACAGTCGGGGAGCGACCACTCGGCCGTGTCCGCCGCGTCGTCGGCTGGCTCCGTCGTCGCGCTGGCCGGATCGATCGGCTCACCGTCGCCAATCATCGCAACCCCCGGAAACGGCGCGGACGGTCCCGGGAATCGGGTGCAGTCGCTGGTCGTTGGAGTTGATTCCACCGTCGTGCGGGACGTTTATATCCCGGTAGAATGTACGCGTTCATGGCTTGCAAATCCCGCAATGGGGATTGGAAGCCAGTCTCGGGTGACTTCAGCACCCGGGGCATTTCGAGACGTGCCCCCCGCCGCTCGCGCGTTTGGAGATCGGCTTCCGTGAAGATTGTCAGACCAGAGTGACTTATATCTATTGCTAAGTATTCAGAGAAATACTGCATACGGCTCGAGCGCCCCAGGATCGGCCGATCGCGAGTAGCAACGGCTCCAAGCCGATTGCAGGCTTGCGATTCGGTTGGTCTCGTGCGCGACTGAACCTATCAGACGCCGGTCGCGGCGCGTCGCCGGTCCCAGCGGGCCTCGACCGCGTGCAACGCGAGATAGATCGCCAAGAACAGGCCCAGTAGAATCGGACCGAAGAGGTATCCCACGGCGAGCGTGAGCGCTGTCCACCAGATCGGCCAATCGGCGTCGCGATCGGTCGCGTCAACGTAGACGGCGGCCGCACCGAAGACCGGAGCAAACGCAGCTACGATACCAATCATATAACCAACTTGTTTGCACGGAATTATATGTCACTCGGTGATCGAGCATCGATACTGCCGACGGACTGTGTCCGCCCCAAAACGACCGTTCTGGGAACGGAGACTGTTCAGCGAGCGTGACCCGGATGTTTTACCCGCGCACGTAATACAGTGTGCAGATGCCCACGGAAGACGAGCGAACGAACGGGCCGATCGATATCCTGTTGGTCGAACCGAATCCCGGCGACAGTCGGCTCTTCGAGGAACAGTTCAGAGACGCAAAGCTCCTGAACACTATTCACAACATCTCCGACGGTGAATCGGCGCTCGATTTCATCCATCAGCGAAACGAATACTCGGACGAACCGCGCCCGGATATCGTCCTCCTCGAGCCACAACTACCCGGCAAGAGTGGGATCGACGTCCTCTCGGAACTGAAAAACGACCCGGTGCTGAGCGAGATTCCGGTCGTCGTGCTCACCAGTTCGGATGCGGGAGAAAAGGTCGTCCAGTCGCACGGTCTCGAGGCGGACACCTACCTACAGAAGCCGGTCGAACCCGAGGACTTCGTCGAGTTCGTGCAGTCGGTCGAGGAGTTTTGGTTCGAGATCGTCCAGAAGCCGTCGCAGTGACCCCCTGACTGGCGAGTTTGCGACCGCGAACAATCGCGGGCGATGACCGATCGATTCCGTTCGCCTTCCGTCCTCCGTGGGTCGCTCGAGGACGGCGCGTTTATTTCTCCATCGGTGAAACCGTCCAACGATGCTCGAGGCAGTTCGCTCCCGTGTCTGCCCGTATTTCGACGACGCGCCGCCGGCCCACGACTGGCACCACGTCCAGCGGGTCGAGACCCTCGCCGAGACGCTGGTCGATCGCCACCCGGAACCCGTCGACGAGCGAGTCGTCCAGCTCGGCGTCCTCTGCCACGATATCGGCCGCAGCAAGGAGGATCGCGGCGAGATCGACGACCACGCGATCTGGGGTGCGCAGGAGGCGGAGAGATCCTGCACGACCTCGATGCAGAGACGGACACGATCGAGCGCGTCCAGCACTGCGTCCGCGCCCATCGATACTCGAACGAGATCGAACCCGCGACGCTCGAGGCAAAACTCGTCTCCGACGCGGACAACCTCGATGCGCTCGGTGCGGTCGGCATCGCTCGCACGTCGAATTTGTTCGCGAGTACCTCGAGCGGTGTGATAGGAAACTCACGGGCCAGCGGTGACTGCTAGGGTGTGGACACTATCAAACAACAGAACCTGTAGTGAGACCACTAAGTACGAGATGCGAAATAATAGAAAGGAAGCATAGTTTGCCCGATAGCTGCATATAGCTACAAACGCTATTCGTCCTGCCAGTGGAAATAGACGAGATAGAATCCAATAGCATAGCTGAACAGAATACTGACGATCTGAACCGGAAATAATCCTGGATCAGGAGGTGTTATCGCTGCGCCAACCATCCCAAATGGGGCAAATATTAATGCCGAAACGAGCCACCACTTAAGAAGAAGTTTCAGGGACATATGCTAATTTCCTAGTTCTCTTAATTAACTATTTTCGTTTATACTTATATACACCATATTGAAAGCGTTCAGTACAATATCCTTGTCGACTGATGCTCGAGCGATATTGAGTCCGCGATGCTCAAGACGAGATCATCGCCAATCCAGACAATTTCGATGCGCTCGGTCCGGTCGGGATCGCTCGCGTGTTCGTCTACGGCGGCGAGATCAGCGATCCGATCCGCGATCCGCCCGGCTGATCGAGGCGGACGACACCGAGGCCGGCGCGACGCAGTACAACCATTTTCACATGAAGATCCTCGAACTTCCCGAGCGCATGCAGACGGACGTGGGCCGCGAACTCGCTGCCGATCGCGCGGAATTCGTCCGTGAGTACCTCGAGCAGTTCGACAGGGAGGCCGCTGGTGACGCATGACGGGCTCGAGACCGAACGTCGACCGCATCCCCTCAGAAATAAACAACAAACGCAGAAAGAGTTTTGAAACTCAGTGCCGTATCCGTGAACTGCCGAGGTGAGAACGAATGTACGAGAAACGAATCGGCCGTCCCGGACGGGATCCATTTGAGACCCTGGTCGACGTTCTCACCGCGGCGAGTCGGTATGATCTCCTGTTGGGGATCATCCCGCTCGCGTTCGCGGTTGCACTGGTCGCCGCGACCGTACTGGAAGTGTCGGTGGTGCAGACCCTGCTGGGCGCGGCAATCGTCGGCGGACTCGCAGTCGTCGACGCCTGCTACCTGAATCCACCTGTCGACCGAGGGTCAGTGTAGCACCGCCAGTTCCCAACCGTTTTGCAAACGCGATGGACCGACGACCCCGACAGCCACTGCAGCGAGGTTCGGTACCCAGTGAATCGACGGCCGGACTCTTTTCGTCGGACGGACCGAGCGACCACTCGCGGCCGCTCGAGCGGCCGAACATGCCGAACACGGACGACCGCCTGTTTCGTCCCCGGAACCCTTTTACAACTCACTGGCCTATCCGTATCCAACGATGGGACTGGGCTCCGATATGTACCGACAGCAGATTCTCGACCACTACAAGAACCCGCGCAACTACGGGGAACTCGAGGATCCGACGTTCACCCACATCGGCGAGAACCCGATGTGTGGCGACGAGATTCGCATGGACGTCCAACTCGCCGACGACGAGGAGACGATCGAGCTAGTTGCCTTCCAGGGTGACGGCTGTGCGATCAGTCAGGCCTCCGCCAGCATGCTCTCGAGCGAACTCGCCGGGACGACGCTCGAGGAACTCGACGAGATGGACCGCGACGACGTGATCGACATGCTCGGCGTCGAAATCTCGCCGATGCGAGTCAAGTGTGCCGTCCTCGCCGAGAAAGTCGCACAGGACGGCGCGGAGATCTACCAGGGCGAACTCGACGTCGACAAGACGACGACCGAGGACTGAGCGGTTTTCGGACAGCCGGCCAATCTCGTTTTGCTTTCTCTCTCCCTCTATTGATCCGATAGCGGGCGGCATGACGATACGGAGCGGCGGGATCACGATCGGAATTACCGCCGTCTGACGGCTCGGAGGCGACTGAATCCGTATATACCGATACACCGGTCTCTATCGTCATCTATATTTCAAATATTTGAATTATAAATATACTTTAGATGGGTACGTCGACAAGGCGGAGGTTCGGGTCCGCGACCTCCTTGAGTATAGCATGCGGGTCGACGCCCGGACCGCAATCCCGAAACTCGAGGGCCAGCGCCTCGTCGACGTGGCAGTGGACGCCGAGAACTGATGCCCGAGCGTCGTACCGCGCGGCAACAGAGGCAGGACGACGGCGACGAGCCGACGACGCGGGAGTCGTCGGCGTGGTACGATTGTCACGCGCATACGCGATTCTCCGACGGGTCGGCGATGGAGTCGATGA
This genomic stretch from Natrinema sp. SYSU A 869 harbors:
- a CDS encoding winged helix-turn-helix domain-containing protein, giving the protein MTDDEGREVLALLDDEYARRILIAASEEPMSVDRLTECCDASPPTIYRRIERLADQGFLDEYQELDPDGHHYKTYSTRLERVAIEIAEGSMEMDVYRRDEDPADRFTRLFEDL
- a CDS encoding cysteine desulfurase; this translates as MSQQNLETLDVGAIREEFPILQREFDGQQVVYLDNAATTQTPDPVIDAMSDYYRESNANVHRGIHHLSQEASLLYEEAHDRVADFIGASGGREEVIFTKNTTEAENLVAYAWGLNELGPEDEIVLTEMEHHASLVTWQQIGKRTGADVKYIRIDEDGRLDMDHARELITDDTAMLSAVHVSNTLGTVNPVSDLVDIAHDHDALAFIDGAQAVPNRSVDVEAIDADFYAFSGHKMAGPTGIGALYGKKEILEAMQPYLYGGGMIRKVTFEDSTWDDLPWKFEPGTPQIAEAVGLVAAIDYLEEIGMERIEAHEEELARYAYEQLNAEPGVEIYGPEPGPNRGGLVGFNLESVHAHDLASIMNDHAVAIRAGDHCTQPLHDKLGVAASARASFYIYNTKEEVDKLVDAIDDARQLFA
- a CDS encoding DUF424 family protein produces the protein MIVNERETQEGLLVAVCDEDVLGETFEEGELSLTVTEEFYGTDAVDEGTAIESLTQADVANIVGTRAVELAVEEGFVDETNVLEVGATLHAQLLQMQ
- a CDS encoding ABC transporter ATP-binding protein; the encoded protein is MTAIEISGLTKEYGDLTAVDDLTLTVDEGEVFGFLGPNGAGKSTTINMLLDFTRPTAGSATVLGYDAQAEADSISPRIGVLPEGFDIYPRLSGRRHVEFASKTNGTDDDPDEILERVGLSAEDVDRPAGDYSKGMRQRLATGMALVGDPDLLIMDEPSTGLDPHGIREMQDLVRSESERGTTVFFSSHILEHVEAVCDRVGVLNEGELVAIDTIEGLREEIGGGATMTVSLADPAEWARELVTSLAGVVDSTASGRTLECTITDPAAKATVVTKLTDSGATIRDLRIEEVSLESMFTALTNGEEGETELQSGTGDGAATETETGVAR
- a CDS encoding sensor domain-containing protein, with the protein product MSSPRTTVGTVFDRVRDWSRWFFGVFVRKQTYYNLLYLLLAFPLGIGYFTVLVTGFAIPIGLTFAFVDLATSEPVALLFAGIPLALVLLCIGVPIALVALFASIELTALERLLADRLLDVEIPTSRPARSVRERVRRLVLDGGTWKGAVYLFSKFVFGTVSFIVLTVGFTFTYVLVAAPFHYRNQLVGIHLGNPVEIVPELTYQHDGWTIDIAPITLSIADGELISLYVDSLEAALTVSAIGVLVGLVVLHLFNALAWLYARYTELLLQYTQPSIFREPPQ
- a CDS encoding ABC transporter permease subunit; translated protein: MTSHIPTVARKEFDDASRSKLLWSLIGLLVGLVVIGYVAIWYTVDDVTAAEVLNFLGLPLQVIIPVAALIAGYMAVVGERRSGSIKLLLGLPPNRTDIVFGKLFGRMGVVGLAVGLAFLVSLVLGAVFFGSVPFVDWLGFAAVSLLFGITFVGLAVGVSAAVSTRGKSMAIVVGFYMVLVALWELLTAGPYYLIYDEGPPVEAETWYLLVEQFNPIFAYTNLASNIVEGTIFPFQFQYGLQSVEAYQMTPAERYPGDAPFYLQDWFGIVVMLVWLVVPVAIGYYRFNRADL
- a CDS encoding tetratricopeptide repeat protein produces the protein MTDRDDDRDHHFSEGEGFGDPYEEFDLDPPELGVDPSKVDPVDSRVVTDTLDQHNIDQDDVDASELLDVGLNYMQINRYEQATEAFDRTSHFAEDDKLEQEAWVNKGVAHGELEEWDKAIGAHREALRIDDESEHAATAETNLAYALWEFGQTSEALEHAERAIEIDERFAAGWFNRAFFLSERGLSEEALNCVDNAIRLGLRNAKVLETKAEILEELGEFDQAEEIADEANQMREEAEQEMMDDREEMYGQGAGGGGGAGAGGGPGAGRGGAGAGRGGAGAGLGGRGANRQSPPQRQGDIGLDDLGVADLGVEDDEEEDDREWELE
- a CDS encoding FAD-dependent oxidoreductase; the encoded protein is MTDVAVLGGGIGGLSAAQELAERGFAVTVFEANDRFGGKARSMPIADEPAALHGEHGFRFFPAFYRHVVDTMERIPDSGGTVADNLVETEATLIASTTESERIAETSTPDSMRGWLEALRPAFAEDLPAEDVRFLLERLLYLLTACEKRREGELDDVSWWEFIDAENRSQEFRDRLAYATQALVALRPQVGSARTVGTIYLQLLFGQLDPTEPTERILNAPTNEAWINPWVRHLETLGVEFRPNTPARHLAFDGRRVTRVELADGRTIAADEFVLAVPVEVAPEFVTPELRRAAPELGRIERLETAWMNGIQFYLTEDVELTRGHQVYADAPWALTSISQRQFWTEYDLEGRGPDAVAGVLSVIASDWDTPGIVHEKPARACTREEIAEEIWAQLKGHLNGSDERVRDEMLVDWFLDPSIVETDAGVENHSPLLINTVGSLRNRPPADVGVRNLTLASDYVRTNSDLASMESANEAGRRAANAILDRHGGRGRAQIWALREPAVFEPFKRQDRVRYRLGVPHPAAVTQSLRSVTRQLGKRV